A genome region from Bradyrhizobium commune includes the following:
- the pseC gene encoding UDP-4-amino-4,6-dideoxy-N-acetyl-beta-L-altrosamine transaminase, with product MIPYGRQDISPEDIDAVTQVLQSDWLTQGQAGPRFERAMADYCGARSAAAMSNATAALHIACLALDLGPGDILWTVPNTFVASANCALYCGASVDFVDIDPRTYNMSVAALSEKLAQASTQGRLPKVVIPVHFAGQSCEMTEIRALADRYGFRIIEDASHAVGGDYLGRKIGAAQLSDIVVFSFHPVKIITTGEGGMTLTNDPRLGERLAYLRTHGIVRPSQAAPVDAARSNEDRYGPWMYEQIELGLNYRMTDIQAALGASQLGRLDAFVARRRELAARYDALLAKLPVTCPWQHPDTNSAWHLYVIRLQRNEIKLTRRQVFEALRAAGIGVNVHYIPVHTQPYYQRLGFSTGMFPEAESYYQDAITLPLFSKMTDAEQDTVVAALTKILS from the coding sequence ATGATCCCTTACGGTCGCCAGGACATTTCGCCAGAGGACATCGACGCGGTCACGCAGGTGCTCCAGTCGGACTGGCTGACCCAGGGGCAGGCCGGCCCGCGCTTCGAGCGGGCAATGGCGGACTATTGCGGCGCACGCAGCGCGGCTGCGATGTCGAACGCGACCGCAGCGCTTCACATCGCCTGCCTTGCGCTCGATCTCGGCCCTGGCGACATCTTGTGGACGGTGCCGAACACGTTCGTCGCCTCGGCCAATTGCGCGCTCTATTGCGGGGCCAGCGTTGATTTCGTGGATATCGATCCGCGCACCTACAACATGAGCGTGGCGGCTCTCTCGGAGAAGCTCGCGCAAGCGAGTACACAAGGGCGGCTGCCGAAGGTCGTCATTCCCGTGCATTTTGCCGGCCAGTCCTGCGAGATGACGGAGATCCGTGCGCTCGCGGATCGCTACGGTTTCCGCATCATCGAGGACGCCTCCCACGCGGTCGGCGGCGACTATCTGGGCCGAAAGATCGGCGCTGCGCAGCTCAGCGACATCGTCGTCTTCAGCTTCCATCCCGTGAAAATTATCACGACCGGCGAAGGAGGCATGACGCTCACGAACGATCCCAGGCTGGGAGAGCGCCTTGCTTATCTGCGCACCCACGGCATCGTGCGCCCCTCGCAGGCTGCCCCGGTTGACGCGGCGCGCTCCAACGAGGACCGATACGGCCCCTGGATGTACGAGCAGATCGAGCTCGGACTGAACTACCGCATGACGGACATCCAGGCTGCGCTCGGCGCCAGCCAGCTGGGCCGGCTCGACGCCTTCGTCGCGCGCCGTCGGGAACTTGCGGCGCGCTACGACGCGCTTCTTGCGAAGCTGCCGGTAACCTGCCCATGGCAGCACCCTGACACGAATTCGGCCTGGCATCTCTACGTGATCCGGCTGCAGCGGAACGAGATCAAGCTGACCCGGCGTCAGGTGTTCGAGGCGTTGCGCGCGGCCGGCATCGGCGTCAACGTTCATTACATCCCGGTGCATACCCAGCCTTACTATCAGCGCCTCGGCTTCAGCACCGGCATGTTCCCGGAGGCCGAAAGCTACTACCAGGACGCCATCACGCTGCCGCTGTTCTCGAAGATGACGGATGCCGAGCAGGACACCGTCGTCGCGGCGCTCACGAAGATTCTCTCGTGA
- the pseB gene encoding UDP-N-acetylglucosamine 4,6-dehydratase (inverting): MFNDKAILITGGTGSFGKKFVGCLLKNFKPRRVVVYSRDELKQYEMQQDFDQPAMRYFIGDVRDGERLRTAMKGIDFVVHAAALKQVPAAEYNPMECIKTNVHGAENVIQAALEANIEKVIALSTDKAAQPINLYGATKLASDKLFIAANNMAGGHPTSFGVVRYGNVVGSRGSIVPLFNKLIAEGAEQLPITDPRMTRFWISLQQGVDFVIKSFERMSGGEIFVPMIPSVRIPDLAAAMAPALPTRVIGIRPGEKLHEVMCPTDDSHLTLKFHDHFVIKPTIKFFRRDVDYLTNQIGERGEAVSDGFEYNSGRNDHFLNVDEIREFNKLAVQ, translated from the coding sequence ATGTTCAACGATAAAGCCATTCTGATCACTGGCGGCACAGGATCGTTCGGGAAGAAGTTTGTCGGCTGCCTCTTGAAGAACTTCAAGCCGCGTCGCGTCGTGGTCTATTCGCGTGACGAGCTGAAACAGTACGAGATGCAGCAGGATTTCGACCAGCCTGCGATGCGCTATTTCATCGGTGACGTACGCGACGGCGAGCGCCTGCGTACCGCCATGAAAGGGATCGACTTCGTCGTCCATGCCGCCGCCCTGAAGCAGGTGCCGGCCGCCGAATACAATCCCATGGAGTGCATCAAGACCAACGTTCACGGTGCGGAGAACGTCATCCAGGCGGCGCTGGAAGCGAACATCGAGAAGGTGATCGCGTTGTCGACGGACAAGGCAGCGCAGCCGATCAATCTCTACGGCGCAACCAAGCTCGCCTCCGACAAGCTGTTCATCGCGGCCAACAACATGGCCGGCGGCCATCCCACGTCGTTCGGGGTGGTTCGTTACGGCAACGTCGTCGGTTCGCGCGGCTCGATCGTGCCGCTGTTCAACAAGCTGATCGCCGAAGGTGCGGAGCAGCTGCCGATTACCGATCCGCGGATGACGCGATTCTGGATCTCGCTTCAGCAGGGCGTCGACTTCGTCATCAAGAGCTTCGAGCGCATGTCGGGCGGCGAGATCTTTGTTCCGATGATTCCCTCGGTGCGCATTCCCGATCTGGCGGCGGCGATGGCCCCTGCCCTGCCGACGCGGGTCATCGGCATCCGGCCGGGCGAAAAGCTCCATGAAGTGATGTGCCCGACCGACGACTCGCACCTGACGTTGAAGTTCCACGATCACTTCGTGATCAAACCGACCATCAAATTCTTCCGCCGCGACGTCGATTATCTCACCAACCAGATCGGCGAGCGCGGCGAAGCCGTGTCCGACGGATTCGAATATAACTCCGGCCGGAACGACCACTTTCTCAACGTCGACGAGATCAGAGAATTCAACAAGCTCGCAGTCCAATGA
- a CDS encoding SDR family oxidoreductase, whose product MASPSLRYDLTGRTALVTGAGGLLGRQHVAALSEAGARVVVTEIGLAQAEAAVAALKQAAPSGDLIALALNVTAQDSVRAASDELAGRGITVDILVNNAAIDPKVTSSPGVMHSSRFEAFPVPQWQTEIAVGLTGAMLCAQEFGGLMARRGRGVILNIASDLGVIAPDQRLYRQPHVTREEEQPVKPVTYSVIKHGLIGLTKYLATYWADHGVRVNAISPGGVFNNQDPAFVERLTRLIPMGRMAEVDEYRAAVQFLCSDASSYMTGQNLVMDGGRSVW is encoded by the coding sequence ATGGCAAGCCCGTCCCTCCGCTACGATCTGACAGGACGCACCGCGCTTGTGACCGGCGCCGGCGGCCTGCTCGGCCGGCAGCACGTTGCGGCGTTGTCCGAGGCCGGCGCGCGCGTCGTCGTCACGGAGATCGGCCTTGCCCAGGCCGAGGCGGCCGTCGCAGCGCTGAAGCAGGCTGCGCCGTCCGGCGATCTGATCGCGCTCGCACTCAACGTCACCGCGCAGGACTCGGTGCGCGCCGCGAGCGACGAACTCGCGGGCCGCGGCATCACCGTCGACATCCTCGTCAACAACGCCGCGATCGATCCGAAGGTGACGTCGAGCCCGGGCGTGATGCACTCCTCGCGCTTCGAAGCATTCCCGGTGCCGCAATGGCAGACCGAGATCGCCGTCGGCCTCACCGGCGCGATGCTGTGCGCGCAGGAGTTCGGCGGCCTGATGGCCCGGCGCGGCCGCGGCGTGATCCTCAACATCGCCTCCGATCTCGGCGTGATCGCGCCGGACCAGCGGCTCTATCGGCAGCCGCATGTCACGCGCGAGGAGGAACAGCCGGTAAAGCCCGTGACCTATTCGGTGATCAAGCACGGGCTGATCGGACTGACGAAGTACCTGGCGACCTACTGGGCCGACCACGGCGTGCGCGTCAACGCGATCTCGCCGGGCGGCGTCTTCAACAACCAGGATCCCGCCTTCGTGGAACGCCTCACCCGCCTGATCCCGATGGGGCGCATGGCCGAGGTCGACGAATACCGTGCGGCTGTGCAGTTCCTCTGCTCCGATGCCTCGAGCTACATGACCGGACAGAACCTGGTCATGGACGGCGGCAGGAGCGTGTGGTAA
- a CDS encoding SDR family NAD(P)-dependent oxidoreductase, translated as MKLELDDRVALVTGASRGIGLAIAAALAAEGAKVALAARGADTLNAARATIGGQSSVHIADVTDPTAVATLMQDVEKQWGRLDILVCNVGSGASVPPGKEIAAEWSRMMDLNFLATTNMIEAARPLMARGSGDRAIVCISSIAGMAAIGAPVTYYAAKAALNATVRGLARPLALEGIRINAVAPGNILAADGTWARKLAENKTAVEDMLAREVALRRLGKPEEVADLVAFLASLRAAFITGTVVVADGGQLRS; from the coding sequence ATGAAGCTCGAGCTCGACGATCGTGTTGCCCTGGTCACAGGCGCGAGCCGGGGCATCGGCCTTGCCATCGCCGCTGCGCTTGCTGCGGAGGGCGCCAAGGTCGCGCTCGCAGCACGTGGCGCCGATACGCTGAACGCGGCGCGCGCAACGATCGGCGGGCAAAGCTCGGTTCACATCGCCGACGTCACCGATCCGACCGCGGTCGCAACACTGATGCAGGACGTCGAAAAGCAATGGGGCCGGCTCGACATCCTCGTCTGCAATGTCGGCAGCGGCGCCTCCGTCCCCCCGGGCAAGGAGATCGCGGCGGAATGGTCGCGGATGATGGATCTCAATTTCTTGGCCACGACCAACATGATCGAAGCCGCCCGCCCGCTGATGGCGCGCGGCAGCGGTGACCGGGCCATCGTCTGCATCTCCTCGATCGCAGGCATGGCCGCGATCGGCGCGCCCGTGACTTACTACGCCGCGAAGGCGGCGCTGAATGCGACCGTGCGCGGACTGGCGCGCCCGCTGGCGCTGGAGGGCATCCGCATCAACGCGGTCGCGCCGGGCAACATCCTGGCCGCCGACGGGACCTGGGCGCGCAAGCTCGCCGAAAACAAGACTGCGGTCGAGGACATGCTTGCGCGCGAGGTAGCGCTGCGCCGGCTCGGAAAGCCGGAAGAGGTCGCCGACCTCGTCGCGTTCCTCGCCTCGCTGCGCGCGGCCTTCATCACCGGCACTGTGGTGGTCGCCGACGGCGGCCAACTGCGCAGCTGA
- a CDS encoding sugar phosphate isomerase/epimerase family protein has translation MTATLQRIGFMQGRLSALVDGKIQAFPWTEWREEFPRAKALGLTRMEWTIDQERLRENPLTTDEGQQQVLALSRENGVRIPSLTGDCFMQAPFWKVDSVVRDALVNDLDLLIAACSGIGIEFVVIPLVDNGKIERESESDTLKRVLVARRETLAKRNVKIVFESDLPPRELARFMEAFPADVFGINYDSGNSASLGYDSCEEIEAYAGRILNVHIKDRIRGGTTVPLGTGNADLARAIRQIERSGYTGQYILQTARAADGDHSATLAKYRDMTVGWIEDAAQ, from the coding sequence GTGACCGCAACGCTGCAACGCATCGGCTTCATGCAGGGACGCCTGTCGGCCCTCGTCGACGGCAAGATCCAGGCCTTCCCGTGGACCGAATGGCGCGAGGAATTTCCCCGTGCGAAAGCGCTCGGCCTGACGCGGATGGAATGGACCATCGACCAAGAGCGGTTGCGCGAAAACCCGTTGACGACCGACGAGGGGCAGCAGCAGGTGCTGGCGCTGTCGCGCGAGAACGGCGTACGCATTCCGAGCCTGACCGGCGACTGCTTCATGCAGGCGCCGTTCTGGAAGGTCGACTCCGTCGTGCGCGACGCGCTCGTCAACGATCTCGATCTCCTGATCGCCGCCTGCAGCGGGATCGGAATCGAGTTCGTCGTGATCCCGCTGGTCGACAATGGCAAGATCGAGCGCGAGAGCGAGAGCGATACGCTCAAACGCGTGCTGGTCGCGCGTCGCGAGACGCTTGCGAAACGGAACGTCAAGATCGTGTTCGAATCCGATCTGCCGCCGCGCGAGCTGGCCCGGTTCATGGAGGCCTTTCCGGCTGACGTCTTCGGCATCAACTACGACAGCGGCAACAGCGCCTCGCTCGGCTATGACAGCTGCGAGGAGATCGAGGCCTATGCCGGGCGGATCCTCAACGTGCATATCAAGGACCGCATTCGTGGCGGCACCACCGTGCCGCTCGGCACCGGCAACGCAGATCTCGCCAGGGCGATCCGGCAGATCGAGCGCTCCGGTTACACAGGACAATACATTCTGCAAACCGCGCGCGCCGCGGACGGCGACCATTCTGCCACGCTGGCAAAGTATCGCGACATGACGGTCGGCTGGATCGAGGACGCCGCGCAATGA
- a CDS encoding SDR family oxidoreductase translates to MPDLSAFSLADKIAVVTGASRGIGAAIADGLKEAGATVFGLSRSGTAPQGVTAMACDLSDDAAIARAFGTIAAQGGHIDALVNAAGISLPAQSTESELARFRATVATDLTGVYAAILAAYPLLKNAGSAAIVNVTSINSIRGFPGNPGYVAAKAGLAGLTRALAADYAADGIRVNALAPGYVATEMTAKSFADPAMHEDRRRHTMLGRWGQPGDMVGAAIFLASDASAYVTGQELFVDGGWTTKGLAISSDSKS, encoded by the coding sequence ATGCCTGATCTCAGCGCCTTCTCTCTCGCAGATAAGATCGCCGTCGTCACCGGCGCCTCGCGCGGCATCGGCGCTGCGATTGCTGATGGCCTGAAGGAGGCCGGTGCCACGGTGTTCGGTCTCAGCCGCTCCGGGACCGCGCCGCAGGGCGTGACGGCGATGGCCTGCGATCTCTCCGACGACGCCGCGATCGCGCGCGCGTTCGGCACAATCGCGGCGCAAGGCGGGCACATCGACGCGCTGGTCAACGCCGCCGGCATCAGTCTTCCGGCCCAGAGCACTGAAAGCGAGCTCGCGCGCTTCCGCGCGACCGTCGCGACCGACCTCACCGGCGTTTACGCCGCCATCCTCGCCGCCTACCCGCTTCTGAAGAATGCGGGCTCGGCCGCGATCGTCAACGTCACCAGCATCAACTCGATCCGCGGCTTTCCCGGCAATCCCGGTTACGTCGCGGCGAAAGCCGGTCTCGCCGGGCTGACGCGCGCGCTCGCCGCCGACTATGCGGCCGACGGCATCCGCGTCAACGCTCTGGCGCCGGGCTATGTCGCGACCGAGATGACCGCGAAGAGCTTTGCCGATCCGGCCATGCACGAGGATCGGCGCCGCCACACCATGCTCGGCCGCTGGGGACAGCCTGGCGACATGGTAGGCGCCGCCATCTTCCTGGCCTCGGACGCATCGGCCTATGTCACCGGGCAGGAGCTCTTCGTCGACGGCGGCTGGACGACCAAGGGCCTCGCCATCAGTTCGGATAGCAAATCGTGA
- a CDS encoding acylneuraminate cytidylyltransferase family protein, with amino-acid sequence MARKTLAVVAARGGSKGIPHKNLLDLCGKPLIAWTVEQARAAQGVDVVAVSSDSDQILAAAEAAGAVGVRRPHDISGDLASSESAWLHALDAIDARMGRFERIVALQATSPIREPGDIEKALATFDRDHLDSLLSVCEVEDYFNWRIGQSGPEPINYDYRNRRMRQQIEKRYLENGSFYVLIPSLLREQSNRLGGKIGFHVMERHKMFQIDRPEDVKLCAAIMRSYGYA; translated from the coding sequence ATGGCGCGCAAGACGCTGGCCGTGGTCGCCGCACGCGGCGGCTCGAAGGGAATTCCACACAAGAACCTGCTCGATCTCTGCGGCAAGCCGCTGATCGCCTGGACGGTCGAACAGGCGCGCGCCGCGCAGGGCGTGGACGTGGTGGCCGTCTCCTCCGACAGCGACCAGATTCTCGCTGCGGCCGAAGCTGCTGGCGCGGTCGGAGTGCGGCGCCCCCACGACATTTCCGGTGACCTCGCCTCCTCCGAATCCGCCTGGCTGCACGCGCTCGATGCCATCGACGCCCGGATGGGCCGGTTCGAGCGGATCGTCGCGCTGCAGGCGACCTCGCCGATCCGCGAGCCCGGCGACATCGAGAAGGCGCTTGCAACCTTCGATCGCGATCACCTCGACAGCCTGCTCTCGGTCTGCGAGGTCGAGGATTATTTCAACTGGCGCATCGGCCAAAGCGGCCCCGAACCGATCAACTACGATTATCGCAACCGCCGCATGCGGCAGCAGATCGAGAAGCGCTATCTCGAAAACGGCTCGTTCTACGTCCTGATCCCTTCACTCCTGCGCGAGCAGAGCAATCGTCTCGGCGGCAAGATCGGTTTTCACGTGATGGAACGCCACAAGATGTTCCAGATCGACCGCCCGGAAGACGTCAAGCTCTGTGCCGCCATCATGCGCAGTTACGGCTATGCCTGA
- a CDS encoding N-acetylneuraminate synthase family protein yields MTSPKQPAPVRIGNRLLGDGEPCYVIAEVGNNHNGDLDRAIALVDAAVAAGADCAKFQMRKLDEVYRASSLSGKDDDLAVEYTLDLLRRFELTAEQQKKIADYCASKDIEYLCTPWDARSVAVLEGFGVTAYKVASADLTNLPLLAKLAATGKTLIVSTGMSTTDEIKTAAKFLDERNASYVLLHCQSTYPAALHNIHLRFMETLREIHPLVGYSGHERGTAVSTAAVALGAAVIERHITLDREMEGPDHAASLEPEEFKALVVGIREVEAARGEKLAERALSQGELINRENLAKSLVAARDIAAGTVISDDDIAVKSPGQGLSPLKMPALIGRTLKRRMAADDYFFQSDLDEGAAKARHYRFDRPWGVPVRYHDTERFLEICEPDIIEFHLSYSDMERDPAAYLSGTYDLGFVVHAPELFAGSKLMDLAAPDEALRRYSLEQTQAVIDITRGLKRFFPKTKRPPIVANIGGFTMDEPLPPEEKAERYRIFAQSLKELDMEGVELTPQTMAPFPWHFGGQRHQNIFIIPEESAAFCAKHDLRMCVDISHTKLAANHFGFDFAQGLAQLGPHTAHLHFGDAKGLDGEGLQVGEGEIDFDEIGRVLRKHAPAASFIPEIWQGHKNMGEGFWTALERLEGHI; encoded by the coding sequence ATGACATCGCCTAAACAGCCAGCTCCGGTCCGCATCGGCAACCGCCTTCTCGGCGACGGCGAGCCCTGCTACGTGATCGCCGAGGTCGGCAACAACCACAATGGCGATCTCGACCGCGCCATCGCGCTGGTCGACGCGGCGGTCGCCGCCGGCGCGGATTGCGCCAAATTCCAGATGCGCAAGCTCGACGAGGTCTACCGCGCCTCTTCGCTCTCCGGAAAGGACGACGATCTCGCCGTCGAATATACGCTCGACCTGTTGCGCCGCTTCGAGCTGACGGCCGAGCAGCAGAAGAAGATCGCCGACTATTGCGCCTCGAAGGACATTGAATATCTCTGCACGCCCTGGGACGCCAGGAGCGTCGCGGTGCTCGAAGGCTTTGGCGTCACCGCCTACAAGGTTGCTTCCGCCGACCTCACCAATCTTCCCTTGCTTGCCAAACTCGCAGCCACCGGCAAGACGCTGATCGTCTCGACCGGCATGAGCACGACCGACGAAATCAAGACCGCTGCGAAATTTCTCGACGAGCGCAATGCGAGCTACGTGCTGCTGCACTGCCAGAGCACCTACCCCGCGGCGCTTCACAACATCCATCTGCGTTTCATGGAGACGCTGCGGGAGATCCACCCGCTGGTCGGCTATTCCGGCCACGAGCGCGGCACCGCGGTGTCGACGGCAGCGGTCGCCCTTGGCGCTGCCGTGATCGAGCGCCACATCACGCTCGACCGCGAGATGGAAGGCCCCGACCATGCCGCGAGCCTTGAGCCGGAAGAATTCAAGGCCCTCGTCGTCGGCATCCGCGAGGTGGAGGCGGCACGCGGCGAGAAGCTCGCCGAGCGTGCGTTGAGCCAGGGCGAGCTCATCAACCGCGAGAACCTGGCGAAGAGCCTGGTCGCCGCGCGCGACATCGCAGCCGGCACGGTGATCTCCGACGACGACATCGCCGTGAAGAGCCCGGGCCAGGGCCTGTCGCCGCTGAAAATGCCGGCGTTGATCGGCAGGACCCTCAAGCGCAGGATGGCAGCCGACGATTACTTCTTCCAGAGCGATCTCGACGAGGGCGCTGCGAAGGCGCGGCATTACCGCTTCGATCGCCCCTGGGGCGTCCCGGTGCGCTATCACGACACCGAACGCTTTCTCGAAATCTGTGAGCCCGACATCATCGAGTTCCATCTCAGCTACAGCGACATGGAACGCGACCCCGCGGCGTATCTGTCCGGCACCTACGATCTCGGCTTCGTCGTGCACGCGCCGGAGCTGTTCGCCGGCTCCAAGCTGATGGACCTCGCCGCGCCGGACGAGGCGCTGCGGCGCTATTCGCTGGAGCAGACGCAGGCGGTGATCGACATCACCCGCGGCCTCAAGAGATTCTTTCCCAAGACCAAGCGCCCGCCGATCGTCGCCAATATCGGCGGCTTCACCATGGACGAGCCGCTGCCGCCGGAAGAGAAGGCCGAGCGCTATCGAATCTTCGCGCAGAGTCTGAAGGAGCTCGACATGGAGGGCGTCGAGCTGACGCCGCAGACCATGGCACCGTTCCCCTGGCACTTCGGCGGTCAGCGCCACCAGAACATTTTCATCATCCCGGAAGAGTCAGCTGCATTCTGCGCCAAGCACGACTTGCGCATGTGTGTCGACATTTCCCACACCAAGCTCGCCGCCAATCATTTCGGCTTTGATTTCGCGCAAGGTCTCGCCCAGCTTGGACCGCACACCGCGCATCTGCATTTCGGCGACGCCAAGGGCCTCGATGGCGAAGGCCTCCAGGTCGGCGAAGGCGAGATCGACTTCGACGAGATCGGACGGGTGCTGCGCAAGCACGCACCGGCCGCGTCCTTCATTCCGGAGATCTGGCAGGGCCACAAGAACATGGGCGAAGGCTTCTGGACTGCGCTCGAGCGCCTCGAGGGGCACATCTGA
- a CDS encoding GHMP family kinase ATP-binding protein gives MADKSHVTIAETATIEEAFRRLNANMLGILFAQDAGGKIVGAVTDGDIRRRMLTGTTIHDKVAACVNRNFVWARAGGPREQILKLLDQRVHVIPILDVEGRLVDVFSRELFNLSDESEVFARARSPVRISFSGGGTDLTHYFVANDGGAVINATIKMYAHATLRRRSDARIRIYSHDFRCTVEADDLAELGTGGDLALIKSVVRLIKPTYGFELEVSADFPVGSGLGGSAVVSSAIIGCFNEFRSDQWDRHEIAEMAFQAERLMLNIPGGWQDQYATVFGGFNHMEFFSDQNTIVPLRLDTNIIAELEESLVLCYTGSGHDSGAIHRDQKAQHETGDAVAAAAKQKEVTRDIRRHLLRGQLLECGRLIDEAWHAKRKFSSKISSNALDAIYDFARQHGAVGGKLLGAGGGGYFMFFVRPFERYQLIAALEQRGHSCSRIMFEENGLRTWKSRFPARSA, from the coding sequence TTGGCAGACAAGAGCCACGTCACCATCGCCGAGACAGCCACGATTGAGGAAGCCTTCCGGCGCCTCAACGCCAACATGCTCGGCATTCTCTTTGCGCAGGACGCGGGCGGGAAAATTGTCGGCGCGGTGACCGACGGCGACATCCGCAGGCGGATGCTGACCGGCACCACGATCCACGACAAGGTCGCAGCCTGCGTCAACCGCAATTTCGTCTGGGCACGCGCCGGCGGACCGCGCGAGCAAATCCTCAAGCTGCTCGACCAGCGTGTGCACGTGATTCCGATCCTCGACGTCGAGGGCCGGCTGGTTGACGTCTTCAGCCGCGAGCTCTTCAACCTCTCGGACGAGAGCGAGGTTTTTGCGCGCGCCCGCTCGCCGGTGCGGATCTCCTTCTCCGGCGGCGGCACCGATCTGACGCATTATTTCGTGGCGAATGACGGCGGCGCTGTGATCAACGCGACGATCAAGATGTACGCCCACGCGACGCTGCGGCGCCGCAGCGATGCCCGCATCCGGATCTACTCGCACGATTTCCGCTGCACGGTCGAGGCCGACGATCTCGCCGAGCTCGGCACCGGCGGTGATCTCGCGCTGATCAAGTCGGTGGTGCGCCTGATCAAGCCGACTTACGGTTTCGAGCTCGAGGTCTCGGCCGACTTTCCGGTCGGTTCCGGCCTCGGCGGCTCCGCGGTGGTCTCCTCCGCCATCATCGGCTGCTTCAACGAATTCCGTTCGGACCAGTGGGACCGCCACGAGATCGCGGAGATGGCGTTCCAGGCCGAGCGGCTGATGCTCAACATCCCGGGCGGCTGGCAGGATCAATACGCCACCGTGTTCGGCGGCTTCAATCACATGGAGTTCTTCTCCGACCAGAACACGATCGTGCCGCTCCGCCTCGACACCAATATCATCGCCGAGCTCGAGGAGAGCCTGGTGCTCTGCTACACCGGCTCGGGCCACGATTCCGGCGCCATCCACCGCGACCAGAAAGCCCAGCACGAGACCGGCGACGCGGTCGCGGCGGCCGCGAAGCAGAAGGAAGTGACGCGCGATATCCGGCGGCACCTGCTGCGCGGCCAGCTGCTGGAATGCGGGCGGCTGATCGACGAGGCCTGGCACGCCAAGCGGAAGTTCAGCTCGAAGATCTCGTCGAACGCGCTCGATGCGATCTATGATTTCGCCAGGCAGCACGGCGCGGTCGGCGGCAAGCTGCTGGGTGCCGGCGGCGGCGGCTATTTCATGTTCTTCGTGCGTCCGTTCGAGCGCTACCAGCTCATCGCGGCACTGGAGCAGCGGGGGCACAGCTGCTCGCGCATCATGTTCGAAGAAAACGGACTGCGGACCTGGAAGTCGCGTTTTCCGGCGCGATCCGCCTGA
- a CDS encoding class I SAM-dependent methyltransferase, with the protein MTEFDQYRDGYSQQIDNAIAFSGQPQDFFTRAKARYLLDVFSTVRSQLKEGALRPLDVLDIGCGQGLIHPHLPPEKSGIRLTGIDVAGTVIEEARASNPDVHYDVYEGTRLPYQDRSFDIAYAIAVMHHVPPDDWKSFLVEAARVVRPGGLVIIIEHNPVNPLTQKIVRSCPFDQNAVLLHSGQLAKLFRAAGLVDPKRQFIIFTPFDTPFFHRLDTSLGWLPLGAQYCMAAHVPS; encoded by the coding sequence ATGACGGAATTCGACCAATATCGCGACGGCTACAGCCAGCAGATCGACAATGCGATCGCCTTCAGCGGCCAGCCGCAGGATTTCTTTACGCGCGCGAAGGCGCGGTATTTGCTGGACGTATTCTCAACGGTCCGGTCACAGCTCAAGGAGGGGGCGTTGCGACCGCTCGATGTGCTGGATATCGGTTGCGGACAGGGCCTCATTCATCCGCATCTCCCGCCGGAGAAATCGGGTATCCGGCTGACCGGGATCGACGTCGCCGGGACGGTCATCGAGGAAGCCAGGGCCAGCAACCCGGACGTCCACTACGACGTCTATGAAGGCACGCGACTTCCCTACCAGGACCGCAGTTTCGACATCGCCTACGCCATCGCCGTGATGCATCACGTTCCGCCGGACGATTGGAAATCCTTCCTCGTCGAGGCGGCCCGCGTCGTCCGGCCGGGAGGCCTCGTCATCATCATCGAGCATAATCCGGTCAATCCGTTGACGCAGAAGATCGTCAGGAGCTGCCCGTTCGATCAGAACGCCGTGCTGCTCCACTCCGGTCAGCTCGCAAAGCTGTTCCGTGCCGCGGGCCTGGTCGATCCGAAGCGGCAGTTCATCATCTTCACTCCTTTCGACACGCCATTCTTCCACAGGCTGGATACGAGCCTCGGTTGGCTGCCGCTCGGAGCGCAATACTGCATGGCTGCTCACGTGCCCTCGTAA